A window of the Panulirus ornatus isolate Po-2019 chromosome 63, ASM3632096v1, whole genome shotgun sequence genome harbors these coding sequences:
- the LOC139745823 gene encoding uncharacterized protein, which yields MNESLLMTPLLTRIIQPPLPVIRGATVLPKIIPIQPHISKPTTFLPSLGPLLHPGIPKPVLPDVSGKNIPPAMYGFPRSPNTFSELNIPLVEHPILPTISKPTLPDLAETKSPPAISPITHNLTKPGITDATGANIHDVHMPRFPNIIKPSLPGVTGVIKPSMERSYSPNISKPIPPNITGNNIPHILIPTTSKPHLPPSPDVIPTLQTSFVTGFWKPSLTIPQAPSIPLAGTSVLPSLSTPVLPHIVKMNESLLMTPLLTRIIQPPLPVIRGATVLPKIIPIQPHISKPTTFLPSLGPLLHPGIPKPVLPDVSDKNIPTETFGFPRSPNTFPKINIPLVEHSVLPTISKPTLPDMAETKSPPAISPITHNWTKPGITDATGTNIPVVHMPIFPNITKASLPGVTQVIKPSLESSYSPNMSKSILPNMTRKNTPEILVPTSSKPHLPPSPDVIPTLQTPFVTGIWKPSLTTPQAPSIPLAGTSVLPSLSTPVLPHIVKMNDSSLLTLLLPRVTQPPLPVASKSNILPEVIPIHQNISKPTSPNIQTTFIPSLGPPLLPDIPKSSSLDISDENLPSAKIHVIPTFAEANLSTNPETNIPVLEHPVLPAMSTPPADASTVPSESMPSLTHAPIRNMSSPETLSLPIIPHPLSPDIPAYLTLPEMNSELSTTSEPSTPHMLPVRMPSTGTASLPNISKQDLPDISGDTIPSLGKQVPPNITEPTLDTLPEGNISSMKPPVLPATSEPISLPDVLESESHPIPLPMILNGSKPVLPTGSTKTNIRVAGVTLMPNILKPSLSSKPEMRTQAAEPSEEPHIPKPSFTEISGDNVSHTGITALPTTTRALLPVIPDHVIPSPNKPMVPEIPGSDIPTVRVHGLPDMSKPVVSVLGTNVPATMIKPSLPIPRGPNTIPERLSVPPTIFNPSLLNVLRARLSAVEPQGLPTISQPSLPHRTEANLPPFEIPGHPALGKPSGLAVPQIDVPSAQVLPLLPESNVTTIPLARPVYYNDTVSNVPDKVNINFSLLRMALFSKNAKPLPYIPGQGKPLLETPLPPNISKPTVKAPVFLTILRAPLLSNMTKPSFPGISGMSLNRAILPAVIGLQDHTLRFPNIAKFDMPRNVRKTILNIPSANVSGFNKFSLGVPGLNTSLVGVPRLKTLVDEPRLHQSPHSVPAKIDGATESHYLPKKMERLYDPGYKPITPEVTIPTPYTTPSFDENISALLSQDLARKRIFETSASTESGASDVSSLEQESLKTVRFDGFKPANAKMPGFSMPSPRKFVIPRIGARYLPDRLNTNIPSMTKSIPPATFKPRLPATPLEIYPVQNTIVPIFPNITFKDFHPVHRFASPDIFKSLLQDRPNSHATPIGRPVQPNSLQHVLTNISRPSMSPTGTPVVAPISEPISPKSSVKPRPTLPILALPNNPQPSQPMESKPRTPMAGKMLVPPKEMLRIPETHNSTSPGGVNQSESGDVVSDRGVKSGDARNSSTSHEVGGNTGSGRNLAGVNNTGRELEPGFPGRFGKVWGSGGSLGGTGESAEKPDGMGGSGDKVDVGGRGGGGEGGISERKLEGTPETPSSLTHPKLDPGRKRTSSATVTTLMPPVSRPSSLEIKTRSLPETLQVLAPARKELGINQTTGADDRPKRGNSDEYEGEERSVHGRVGDGGEGVSPYEDVSELVNGKTKADLDAGASVYVGKGTPGARSDDGIGGLAGSEAPESYSSDGTGELEDSGESGNNSVNGHGTPAESEDSVPYTSTTHRAFAGSGSSAAGSADGARATGRRSRTNTSIDAGADDDDAVAYR from the coding sequence ATGAATGAATCATTACTAATGACACCTTTACTAACTAGGATTATCCAACCACCTTTACCTGTTATACGAGGAGCTACTGTCTTACCAAAGATAATACCTATACAGCCACATATTTCTAAACCTACTACATTCCTTCCATCTTTAGGACCACTATTACATCCAGGCATTCCTAAACCTGTTTTACCTGATGTTTCAGGCAAAAATATTCCTCCAGCGATGTATGGCTTCCCAAGAAGTCCAAATACTTTCTCGGAATTAAACATTCCTTTAGTAGAACATCCAATACTTCCCACTATTTCTAAACCTACTCTACCTGATTTGGCAGAAACAAAGTCACCCCCagcaatatcacccatcactcataacTTGACTAAACCTGGCATAACGGATGCAACTGGCGCCAATATACATGACGTACATATGCCAAGATTTCCGAACATTATTAAGCCATCGCTACCGGGTGTAACTGGGGTAATCAAACCATCAATGGAAAGATCATACTCACCAAACATATCTAAACCTATTCCACCAAATATAACAGGGAACAATATACCTCACATTTTGATACCAACGACTTCAAAACCTCATCTACCTCCATCACCTGATGTTATTCCAACATTACAGACATCTTTCGTTACAGGTTTTTGGAAACCTTCCTTAACTATACCTCAAGCACCTAGCATACCACTAGCAGGAACATCTGTCCTGCCATCTCTTTCTACACCAGTTCTACCACATATAGTGAAAATGAATGAATCATTACTAATGACACCTTTACTAACTAGGATTATCCAACCACCTTTACCTGTTATACGAGGAGCTACTGTCTTACCAAAGATAATACCTATACAGCCACATATTTCTAAACCTACTACATTCCTTCCATCTTTAGGGCCACTATTACATCCAGGCATTCCTAAACCTGTTTTACCTGATGTTTCAGACAAAAATATTCCTACAGAGACGTTTGGCTTCCCAAGAAGTCCAAATACTTTCCCCAAAATAAACATTCCTTTAGTAGAACATTCAGTACTTCCAACTATTTCTAAACCTACTCTACCTGATATGGCAGAAACAAAGTCACCCCCagcaatatcacccatcactcataacTGGACTAAACCTGGCATAACGGATGCAACTGGCACCAATATACCTGTAGTACATATGCCAATATTTCCAAACATTACCAAGGCTTCACTACCGGGTGTAACTCAGGTAATCAAACCATCATTGGAAAGCTCATACTCACCAAACATGTCTAAATCTATTCTTCCAAATATGACACGGAAGAATACACCTGAAATTTTGGTACCAACTTCTTCAAAACCTCATCTACCTCCATCACCTGATGTTATTCCAACATTACAGACACCTTTCGTTACAGGTATTTGGAAACCTTCCTTAACTACACCTCAAGCACCTAGCATACCACTAGCAGGAACATCTGTCCTCCCATCTCTTTCTACACCAGTTCTACCACATATCGTGAAAATGAATGACTCATCGTTGTTGACACTTCTACTACCAAGAGTCACTCAACCACCTTTACCTGTTGCATCAAAATCTAATATCTTACCAGAGGTAATACCTATACATCAAAATATTTCTAAACCTACTTCTCCTAATATTCAGACTACATTTATTCCATCATTAGGCCCACCATTGCTTCCAGACATTCCTAAATCTTCTTCACTTGACATTTCAGACGAAAACCTCCCATCTGCAAAGATACATGTCATTCCAACTTTTGCTGAGGCCAATCTGTCTACTAACCCGGAAACAAACATTCCCGTATTAGAACATCCAGTACTACCAGCTATGTCTACACCTCCAGCAGATGCATCTACTGTTCCGTCTGAGTCTATGCCTTCTTTGACACACGCACCGATAAGGAATATGTCATCACCTGAGACACTTTCACTGCCGATAATCCCTCATCCACTTTCACCCGATATACCAGCATATCTGACGTTACCAGAGATGAACTCTGAACTTTCAACCACCTCTGAGCCTAGTACACCTCATATGCTACCTGTTCGTATGCCATCAACCGGCACAGCTTCACTTCCAAATATTTCTAAACAAGATCTACCTGATATCTCTGGAGACACGATACCATCTTTGGGGAAACAAGTACCTCCAAATATTACTGAACCAACTCTGGATACTTTGCCTGAAGGAAATATATCCTCAATGAAACCCCCAGTGCTACCGGCCACTTCTGAACCTATTAGTCTTCCTGATGTTCTTGAATCAGAGTCGCATCCAATACCATTACCTATGATTCTGAATGGTTCGAAACCTGTGTTACCCACGGGTTCCACTAAGACAAATATACGTGTCGCAGGTGTAACTCTGATGCCAAATATCTTGAAGCCTTCTTTGTCAAGCAAACCTGAGATGAGAACGCAGGCAGCGGAACCATCTGAAGAACCACACATTCCCAAGCCTAGTTTCACAGAAATATCCGGAGATAATGTATCACACACCGGAATAACTGCATTGCCAACTACAACTAGAGCACTTTTACCTGTCATACCAGATCATGTCATACCGTCACCAAACAAGCCTATGGTACCTGAAATACCAGGGTCGGACATACCAACAGTGAGAGTACATGGATTGCCAGATATGTCTAAACCGGTTGTATCAGTGTTGGGCACAAATGTGCCGGCAACTATGATTAAACCTAGTTTGCCTATCCCAAGAGGACCAAATACGATACCGGAGAGATTGTCAGTACCTCCAACCATTTTTAACCCCAGCTTACTTAATGTACTGAGAGCCAGATTATCAGCGGTGGAGCCACAAGGACTTCCAACAATTTCTCAGCCAAGTTTACCTCATAGAACGGAAGCAAACTTACCACCTTTCGAGATCCCAGGCCATCCAGCTCTCGGTAAACCAAGTGGGCTTGCCGTGCCTCAGATAGATGTACCGTCAGCACAAGTACTCCCTCTCTTACCCGAAAGTAACGTGACGACCATTCCACTGGCAAGACCTGTATATTACAACGACACCGTTTCTAACGTACCAGATAAAGTAAATATCAATTTTTCTCTGCTACGTATGGCTTTATTTTCAAAAAATGCTAAGCCTTTGCCATATATACCAGGACAAGGAAAGCCATTATTGGAGACACCTCTGCCGCCAAATATCTCCAAGCCGACAGTTAAGGCGCCTGTGTTTCTCACTATCTTAAGGGCGCCTTTGCTTTCAAACATGACTAAACCTAGTTTTCCAGGTATATCAGGTATGTCACTGAATAGGGCGATTCTACCCGCAGTGATTGGCTTGCAAGACCACACGCTACGGTTTCCAAATATTGCTAAGTTTGATATGCCACGAAACGTGAGAAAAACCATATTGAATATACCATCAGCGAATGTATCCGGATTCAATAAGTTCTCACTTGGTGTTCCTGGGTTAAATACGTCATTAGTAGGTGTACCCAGATTGAAGACTTTAGTAGATGAACCCAGATTGCATCAATCACCTCATAGTGTACCTGCAAAAATTGATGGAGCGACAGAATCACATTATCTACCAAAGAAGATGGAGCGTCTTTATGATCCTGGTTATAAGCCGATTACACCCGAGGTAACCATACCTACCCCTTACACTACGCCCTCCTTTGACGAAAACATCTCTGCTCTACTGTCACAAGATTTAGCGAGGAAGAGGATATTCGAAACCTCAGCCTCGACGGAGTCTGGCGCATCAGATGTAAGTAGTTTAGAACAAGAGTCACTCAAAACTGTGAGGTTTGATGGTTTTAAACCCGCGAACGCTAAGATGCCAGGATTTAGTATGCCATCTCCAAGAAAATTCGTGATTCCAAGAATAGGTGCACGATATTTACCTGACAGACTGAATACAAATATACCATCAATGACTAAATCAATTCCGCCAGCCACTTTTAAACCACGGTTACCTGCTACGCCTCTAGAAATATACCCAGTTCAGAATACTATAGTACCTATTTTCCCGAACATAACGTTTAAAGATTTCCACCCAGTCCACAGGTTTGCATCCCCAGATATCTTTAAATCTCTTTTACAAGACAGACCCAATAGTCATGCAACACCGATCGGGAGACCTGTACAACCAAACTCTCTTCAGCACGTCTTGACAAATATATCAAGACCAAGTATGTCGCCAACAGGCACGCCTGTAGTAGCACCGATCTCTGAACCTATCTCACCGAAATCCTCAGTAAAGCCCAGGCCAACGCTACCGATACTTGCTCTTCCAAACAACCCTCAACCAAGTCAACCGATGGAGTCCAAACCTCGTACACCAATGGCAGGTAAAATGCTTGTGCCACCTAAGGAGATGCTTAGGATTCCAGAGACGCATAACTCCACTTCACCTGGAGGAGTTAATCAATCTGAAAGTGGTGATGTAGTGAGTGATAGAGGAGTAAAAAGTGGCGATGCGAGAAACAGCAGCACTAGCCACGAAGTAGGAGGGAACACTGGTTCTGGAAGGAATTTAGCAGGGGTAAACAATACTGGAAGAGAACTGGAACCAGGTTTCCCTGGTAGATTTGGAAAGGTATGGGGATCAGGAGGAAGTCTTGGTGGCACAGGGGAGTCAGCGGAGAAACCCGATGGCATGGGAGGCTCAGGAGATAAAGTtgatgtgggaggaagaggaggaggaggagaaggcggcATCTCTGAAAGAAAGCTGGAAGGAACCCCAGAAACACCATCCTCCCTGACACACCCAAAACTGGATCCAGGACGTAAACGTACATCGTCGGCGACGGTAACGACTCTCATGCCGCCAGTTTCAAGACCGTCATCTTTAGAAATCAAGACACGAAGCTTACCTGAGACACTGCAAGTGTTAGCGCCCGCAAGAAAGGAACTTGGAATTAATCAGACGACAGGAGCGGACGATAGACCTAAAAGAGGAAATAGTGATGAATATGAAGGTGAAGAACGGTCAGTACATGGAcgcgttggtgatggaggtgaaggtgtgagTCCATATGAGGATGTAAGCGAACTGGTAAATGGTAAGACAAAAGCTGACCTAGATGCCGGAGCCAGTGTATACGTAGGAAAGGGCACTCCAGGCGCCAGATCAGATGATGGAATAGGCGGGCTTGCAGGAAGTGAGGCTCCAGAATCCTACTCGAGT